A stretch of the Mycobacterium shigaense genome encodes the following:
- the gcvT gene encoding glycine cleavage system aminomethyltransferase GcvT, protein MGDVSELLKGPLEERHRELGANFAEFGGWLMPVSYAGTVSEHNATRNAVGLFDVSHLGKALIRGPGAAEFVNSALTNDLGRIGPGKAQYTLCCNESGGVIDDLIAYYVADDEIFLVPNAANTAAVVEALQAAAPDGLTITNEHRSYAVLAVQGPRSADVLGQLGLPTTMDYMGYADAAFSGVPVRVCRTGYTGEHGYELLPPWDTAGVVFDALLTAVSDDGGEPAGLGARDTLRTEMGYPLHGHELSLDISPLQARCGWAIGWKKDAFFGRDALLAEKEAGPRRLLRGLRMVGRGVLRPGLTVLAGDTPVGVTTSGTFSPTLQAGIALALIDTAAGIDDGQQITVDVRGRAVQCEVVRPPFVDLKTR, encoded by the coding sequence GTGGGCGATGTGTCGGAGCTACTCAAGGGACCGCTGGAAGAACGCCATCGCGAATTGGGCGCCAATTTCGCCGAATTCGGCGGCTGGCTGATGCCGGTGTCGTATGCCGGCACGGTCAGCGAGCACAACGCGACGCGCAACGCGGTGGGCCTGTTCGACGTCAGCCATCTCGGCAAGGCGTTGATCCGGGGTCCGGGCGCCGCGGAATTCGTCAACTCCGCGCTGACCAACGACCTCGGCCGTATAGGGCCCGGCAAGGCGCAATACACGTTGTGCTGCAATGAATCCGGCGGTGTGATCGACGATCTGATCGCCTACTACGTCGCCGATGACGAAATCTTTCTGGTGCCCAACGCCGCCAACACGGCCGCGGTGGTCGAGGCGCTGCAGGCTGCCGCTCCCGACGGCTTGACGATTACCAACGAGCACCGCTCCTACGCGGTGCTGGCCGTCCAGGGCCCGCGTTCGGCGGACGTACTCGGCCAGCTGGGGCTGCCGACCACGATGGATTACATGGGCTATGCCGACGCCGCATTCTCGGGAGTGCCGGTGCGGGTCTGCCGCACCGGCTACACCGGCGAGCACGGTTACGAGCTGCTGCCACCCTGGGACACGGCGGGCGTGGTGTTCGACGCCCTGCTGACTGCCGTTTCCGACGACGGCGGCGAGCCCGCCGGCCTGGGCGCCCGCGACACCCTGCGCACCGAGATGGGTTACCCGCTGCACGGGCATGAACTTTCGCTCGACATCTCACCGCTGCAGGCGCGCTGCGGCTGGGCGATCGGCTGGAAAAAGGACGCCTTCTTCGGCCGCGACGCGCTGCTGGCCGAAAAGGAGGCCGGGCCGCGACGGCTCCTGCGCGGGCTGCGCATGGTCGGGCGCGGGGTGCTGCGGCCCGGGCTGACCGTGCTGGCCGGCGACACCCCCGTCGGGGTCACCACCTCGGGCACTTTTTCGCCGACGCTGCAGGCCGGCATCGCGCTCGCGTTGATCGACACCGCCGCCGGTATCGACGACGGCCAGCAAATCACCGTCGACGTCCGCGGCCGCGCGGTTCAGTGCGAAGTCGTGCGCCCACCCTTCGTGGATTTGAAGACCCGCTAG